Proteins from a genomic interval of Lactococcus protaetiae:
- a CDS encoding DNA-binding protein — MEKEKLTKLYGSKEEIAYIFGVNVKTLGNDLTAMRRLPEFAGEVLNVGHKRVNIRIKGYERYLQYKAHAREI, encoded by the coding sequence TTGGAAAAAGAAAAATTGACCAAGCTCTATGGGTCAAAAGAAGAAATCGCCTATATCTTCGGTGTGAATGTCAAAACACTAGGAAATGATTTGACGGCAATGCGACGACTGCCAGAATTTGCAGGGGAAGTCTTGAATGTTGGACATAAACGTGTCAATATCAGGATTAAGGGTTATGAACGCTACTTGCAATACAAAGCTCATGCGAGAGAAATTTGA
- a CDS encoding tyrosine-type recombinase/integrase produces the protein MATKNGLRIYPEKSTGKSKYRVVMDYYHPQEERWKQVTCGTDSTTKKSLEGIKNKLSLKVEKILGESGKSKTGLTVAEAMAEWLATRKGAVADGTHVEDLHVVRPFVAQFGRWKVSKVEKDHVKDYLLALSIAPASMKNYRSRLNLFFEFCEDEGYIKESPVYRLRMPKHMETLEEKKKREDKNFTVDEMRMLLTAMETRADLARTEETRQNNWRKRYFMEFQFLMGDRISESVGLRGQDIDFDKGVLHLRTQLDVVNSRSGSPKLKTLKTKHSERDILLKRRELEIIHWFIERNDEDAEFIFLSEKGALMKGTVINTYLKRFCDVLPYKLKSSFVSHALRHGNVMLQKELGIDEQVIVQRGGWSDTQMISRVYGRHVTPVLLERADLALKDFSLQNSRNIHEKTDEIWDLRRSKRTG, from the coding sequence ATGGCTACAAAAAATGGGTTGAGGATTTACCCTGAAAAATCCACAGGAAAGTCGAAATATCGGGTCGTGATGGACTATTATCATCCGCAGGAGGAACGCTGGAAGCAGGTCACTTGTGGGACGGACAGCACGACGAAGAAAAGTTTGGAGGGAATTAAAAATAAGTTGTCGCTCAAGGTTGAGAAGATTTTGGGCGAGAGTGGAAAAAGTAAGACAGGATTGACAGTCGCTGAGGCGATGGCGGAATGGCTGGCAACTCGAAAAGGTGCTGTTGCAGACGGGACACACGTCGAGGATTTACACGTTGTACGCCCTTTCGTGGCTCAGTTTGGGCGTTGGAAAGTTTCCAAAGTCGAAAAAGACCATGTGAAAGATTATCTACTGGCTTTGTCCATCGCTCCTGCATCAATGAAGAACTATCGCAGTCGGCTCAATCTGTTCTTTGAGTTTTGTGAGGACGAAGGTTATATCAAGGAAAGCCCGGTGTATCGCCTGCGGATGCCCAAGCACATGGAAACGCTTGAGGAAAAGAAAAAGCGGGAAGATAAGAATTTCACGGTTGACGAGATGCGAATGCTGCTTACAGCGATGGAAACACGGGCGGATTTAGCTCGGACAGAGGAAACACGGCAGAATAATTGGCGGAAACGTTACTTTATGGAGTTTCAGTTCTTGATGGGTGACCGCATTTCTGAATCCGTAGGACTGCGAGGGCAGGACATTGATTTTGATAAAGGGGTGCTGCATTTGCGAACGCAACTTGATGTCGTAAATTCGAGGTCAGGCAGTCCCAAATTGAAAACCTTGAAGACAAAACATTCGGAGCGAGACATTCTCCTGAAACGACGGGAGTTGGAAATCATTCACTGGTTTATCGAGCGAAATGACGAGGATGCAGAATTTATCTTTTTATCTGAAAAAGGTGCTTTGATGAAAGGGACTGTGATTAACACTTACCTGAAACGATTTTGCGATGTGCTCCCTTACAAGCTGAAATCATCCTTTGTCTCACACGCTCTGCGGCATGGCAATGTGATGTTGCAAAAAGAGCTGGGGATTGACGAGCAAGTCATTGTCCAACGTGGTGGCTGGTCGGATACGCAGATGATTAGTCGGGTTTACGGACGTCATGTAACGCCCGTCCTGCTTGAGCGGGCAGACCTTGCCTTGAAAGATTTCTCTCTCCAAAATTCACGAAATATTCACGAAAAAACGGATGAGATTTGGGATTTACGGAGGAGCAAACGAACGGGCTGA